Part of the Salinigranum rubrum genome is shown below.
CATCGGCCGACTCGGGTCGGGCCCGTCGGGTGTTCTCCTCGCTCAGCGTGGCAAAGTTCACAGCGTCCGACAGTAGTCGCGTTCTCCCGTCCACCCCTCTTCACTCGGAAACGTCTCTCATCCGTCTGTTCGAGGTCAAAGAGACGGGTTTTCGGTCGTAGTGTGAGTGGTTAACTGCGATTGTACTTCCAGCCCCCTCCCCAGCGGCGGCGACGGCCCCACTGGGTGGCGTCCGCGACGGTTCCGTAGTGGTTCAGCTTCGGTTGTGTGTAGCTTTTCTGAGCCATGTCGCTCGGCTCCGACGACGCCTGTTTCGTACATAGTTATGTATCCGAGTACGTCCGGTTAGCGAGGACGTGCGGACCGCCGCTGTCAGGTTACCCCGTCCGAAAATCCGACGCCCGGCGGTTATGCACACCACCCAGGTCAGCTCTGACGCGTTAGTGAGGACACATAACCCTGAATATTCCTGCCACCACCCGAAACAGTTCGACGACGGGCGGTTATGCGCACCCAACGCATCGCATGTGTCCGCCGTCGTGTCGAAACTCCGTCACGACTCGGTCGCTCCCGTCGATGCACCGTCTCGACGTCCACTCGGGCGGCCGACACCGACGTCCGCGGCCTCTCGCTCCGCCGGGAGCGTCTTCGCCCCGAGCGGGGTCGGACGGGTGCTCGCGTTCTGACTCCCCTCACGGCCCGTTTCACAGCACCGTTCGCCGCCGGAGTCCCGTCTCGTCGGTCGGGAGCGGCGTGTACTGCGAGAGGTCGTCCAGGTCGCCCAGCAGGACGCGCCCCTCGTGTTCGACCCACGCGTGTGCCCGGAACTCCGACCCGGCCTTCCTGACGCCGATGCGGACGCGGGCGGGGTAGCCGTGGGAGGCGAGCATCGCCTGGGCCACGATGGCGCGTCTGAGACACGTCACCGACGCGGGGAGGTACGGCGACAGGACGTTGATCGACCACGTGACGTCGTCGCGGGTCGCGGTCGAGTCGGGGTCGGCCAGGAACCGACTCGCCCGTCCGACCGCGCTCTGTACGCTCCCGACGGGAACGAACGGGACGGCGAGCATGCCGTGGGTGACGAGCAGGAGGAGGTACGCCGACGCCAGCAGGCGCTGTCTCGTCCGCGAGTGGCGGGCGAACCGTCGAACCGAGCGGACGAATCGCCGCACCGAATCGATCATTCGACCGTCGCGAGCCGTGCTGTCACCAGTTCGTCGACGAAGGCGACCAGGTCCCGGCGACACTCCTCGGCGCCGACGTCGTACTCTTCGAGGAGCAGTCTGTGAATCTCGGCGACCGACGCCGGTTCCTGGATGTGGGTCCAGATGGCGTACGCGACGTCCGACAGCCCGTGGTACTGGCCAGTCTCGGGGTGGAGGACGACCTGCTCGCCCCCGACGTCGGCCGAAACGTGGTTCTGGGTCGCCACGACGACGGAACGGTCCGTGATGCTCATGACGATAGTCAGGGAGGCCCCTGTTCGACATAGTTACTCAGTCGCTATCGGCCCACGCCGGTCCGTTCGTCCCCGCGTTCGCGCCGCTCGCGTCACTCTCGAAAACGCACACACTGCTCACCACGACGCCCACGCCACGACGACCCAACCCTGCGTTCAGGCCGTCGCCGCGTGCGCCGCGAACAGCGCGGCGTACGCCCCCTCGTTCCTCACGAGTTCCCCGTGTGTCCCCGATTCGACGACCTCCCCGTGGGACATCACGTGGATGCGGTCCGCGTCCGCGATTGTCGACAGCCGGTGGGCGATGACGACGGTCGCCCGGTCGCGGTCAGAGGCGGCGAGCGCGTCGTACACCGCCGCTTCGAGCGACGCGTCAAGATTGCTCGTCGCCTCGTCGAGCACGAGCACGTCGGCGTCCGTGAGCAGCGCCCGTGCCAGCGCGACCCGCTGTCGCTGGCCTCCCGAGAGGCGGACGCCGTCGTCGCCCAGGACCGTTTCGAGTCCGCTGGGGAGGTGCGGCAGGAACTCGGTTATCTGTGCCACCTCGCACGCGCGTTCGAGTTCTCTCTCCCCGACGTCGGGGTTCCCGACGGTGAGGTTGAACCGCAGGGTGTCGTTGAACAGGAAGGGGTCCTGCCGCACGACGGCGACCCGTGCGCGCCACGAGTCGACGTCGAACGACGTCACGTCGCGGCCGTCGGCGCGGACCGTCCCCTCGGTCGGGTCGAACAGCCCGGTCAGAAGGGAGACGATGGTCGACTTCCCAGCCCCCGACTGACCGACGAACGCGACGGTCTCGCCGCGGTCGACCGAAAACGAGAGGTCGCGGACGCCGACCGTCCCGTCCGGGTACGCGTACGTCACGCGGTCGAAGTCGACGCGGTCGACTCGACGGGGTGCGGGGACGTCGACGTCCACGCGCTCTCTGTCCCGTTCGAGCGCGGTGATCGTTCGCTCGGTGTTGACGAGGTGCGGTAGCTCGCCGTCGAGCCCGTACGCCACGTTGTTCAGCGAACTCACGACCGGTGCGAGTCGGAACATCGAGAACAGGAAGACCGCGAACGAACCGACCGAGAGCGCGTACACCTCGATGGAGAGGTAGACGAGCGCGAACACCGTCACGGCGCTCGCGAACAGGTAGGCGTTGCCGAGAAGCGAGTTGTTCCGCTGGAGGCGAACGTACGAGTCCGCGTGGCTGTCGACCGCGTCGGCGAACCGGTCGCGTATCCGCTGACGCATCGTGAACAGGCGCACGTCGCGCGCGCCCATGATTCCCGACTGTGCCGTCTCCTGGATGCGCGCGTTCGCATCGGCGACCGCCTCTCCGGTGGCGTACGCCGGCTGGATTACCCGGTGGAGCAGGACGGTCACCGCACCCATCACGACGACCGCCACCACGGTCAACTGGGGGGCGAGCACCAGCGCCACGGCGAGATACACCGAGCCGAGGAACAGCCGCTGGGCGAACTGGACGGCCCCCCGACGACCGCGGAGTGGTACTCCGTCTGCGTGATGATCGCGTTCAGCAGTTCGTCCGAGCCGAGTTCGTCCAGCCGCTCGACACGGGCGTCGAGCGCGGCGTCGAACACCCGGGTCCGGAGGTCGCGCACGTACCTCGTCTCGAGGACCGCGAGCAGCCACGCGACGAGGAACTGCACGCCGAACCGCGCGCCGACGACGAGGGTGATGCCGGCGAGAACGGTGCCGAGGGTAAAGGGCACGCCGAGCAGGTCGGAGGCGGCGACGAACGCGGAGAGGACCCGGTCCCCGTCGGTCGGGGGCACCCCGCCGCTCGTCGCCATCTCGATGATCGGGAGCATGAAGCTCAGTCCGATGCCCTCCAGCACGGCGGCGAGCAGGCTGAGCAGGAGGACGGCCGTCGCCAGCGCCGTGTTCGTCCGAACGGCCGCCCACACGAGACGGAGTTTTCGCCGCGGCGAGAGCGGCGCCCCCGTCGGCTCCATCACCGCTCTCGCCTCCCGGTCCGCGCGCTCGTCTGCCCGTCGCGCGGGCGTACGGGCGTCGACTTCACGCGGCTCATGACGCCTTGGCTGAGGCGAGAACGGGGTATAGTTATACAGTGCGTGCCACCGACGGCGACCGCCCGGTCGGCGAACCGGTCGTGGTTAGTTCGGCGTTTGTCTCCTCCGAGTTTCAGCCGACGTACACACACGTAAGACCGGAAGAATCGGCGCTGCGACGACGGCTCCCCAGCCGTCAGTTGACCGAGAGGACGCCGACTTCGTACAGTTCCCCCCGGTAGCTGACCGCGCGGTGGTCGGTCCACACCTCGGTGCTGACTCCTGTCACCTCGGCCCGGTTGTCCTCGTCCGCGAGGGCAGCCTCGAACGCGCGCTGTTGCGCCGGGGTCATCGACTCGAACGCGACCACCTCCTCGTGGGGGTAGATGGTGTCCGTCTCCTCGACGGAGAGGTACTTCGCGCTCTGGGACGTCAGTGTGAGGTACGCCAACGCGCCGCCCACACAGAGAACGACGACGAGGACTCCGAGACCGACCAGGGCGAGGTCACGCTGGTAGGGCTCTTCGAACTCGAACATGGGGACCGGTCGATGTGTCCTGTGCCGGGAAAGTAACGCTGTTGATTCGCAGGGCCGTGAACCCGCTCGTTTTCGGAGCGAACCGCTTAACGGGACCGAGACCTAATCTGCGACGATGACCGACGCCTCGGACGAGCAGGTGGGTGAGGAACCGCCCGGACCGCCGACCGCTGACGGGTCGGTCCCGGCCGGCGACACCGACGACGCGGCCACGACCGCGACCGAGCGCGGAACCGAGGACGGTGCCGACACCGCCGCGGACGCGGAACTCGAAGCCCTCCGGCAGGAGGTCGAAGAGAAGTACGACTTCGAGAACTTCGGCCCGAAGGACATGGCCGAGATGACCGTCGAGGAGTGGGAAGCGGCGTTCGACCCCGACTCGTGGGTCGTCGGTCCCGAACTGCTCGACAGGGTGGAGAAGGAACTGCACAACCGCGTCGCGATGCGGGAGGTGTTCGCCATCGTCGAGCGGTACACGAGCGAGGGCGAACCGCGGCTCGTCGCCTACTCCGACGAGGGGTACGCCATCGTCTACGCCGACGGGAGCGTCGAGGGCGAGGGGACGGTCCTCCGCGACGTCACCCCGACCGTCGCGCTCTGTTCGATGGACGACTACGACGTCGCAGAGCCGCCGCAGAACGTCGGCCTTCCCTCGCCGGACGAGGTTCCCGAGGGCTCGGGCGAGTTCGGCAACCTGATGCTGCAGGTGGTCGCGTTCGTCCAGGTCCTCGGCGGACTGGCGCTCCTCGTGGCGTGGCTCGTCACCGACCTGAACACCATCGTCGCGCCCGTAGCAGCGCTGTTCTTTCTGCTCATCGGCGTCTTCCTCTTCTTCGTCGTCGCCAACGCTCGGCTCTCGGACCGGTTCCGCTCCGAGGAGTACCGCAACCGGCTCCGGGCGGTCGGCATCGAGGACGGCCAGCGCCCCGACTTCCTCCCGCCGCTCGACGAGGACGCCGAACTCCTCGGTGGGGGGGTCGAGGGCGAACTCGACCCGGACGGGGAGACGGGCGAGACTGCGACCGAACCGGGGAGCGAAGACCCCGGCGAGGCCGGCGCACAGGGCGCCTGAGTCCGGGGGATAAACCGACACGAGGCGGGTGAGTCGGTGGGTTTAAGCGCGTTCCATCCTGAGCCCAATCTGTATGAACAGGCGGGACTTTCTCCGGACGGCCGGGGGTGCGTCCGTCGCCGCGACAGCCGCTTCGGGCACCGCCGCCGCGCAGGAAGAAGGCGGTGGTGGTGGCGGGAACGTCCGCCCCGACTGGGGCGGTCACCTCGACGGCGTCGACGGCGGCTATCAGGACCTCCGTGGCTCCAGCGAGGTGACCGTGGAGGTCGGCGCCAGCGGCAACGGCGGCGCGCTCGCGTTCGCACCGGCAGGCATCTGGGTCGACCCCGGAACGACAGTCACGTGGGAGTGGACCGGCGAGGGCGGCGGCCACAACGTTGTCTCCAGCGAGGGCCCGGCGTCGCTCGACAGTGGCGCCGCCGTCGCCGAGGCGGGCGCGACGTACGAACACACCTTCGGCGAGGACCAGACCGGCATCACGAAGTACCACTGCGCCCCGCACGAATCGCTCGGGATGCTCGGCGCCGTCGCCGTCGGTGGCGACGTCGCGACGGTGTCGACGGGCGGCGGTGGCGAGAAGGAACTCGAGGAACTCGGTGTCGCCATCCAGGCGCACTGGGTCGGCTCGGCGACCATCCTCGGCATCATCGTCACCATCATCTACACCTTCTACATCCTGAAGTACGGCGAGTCGCCGAACACGGGCAACACGGGGGGTGGTGAGTGATGTCCTCGTCGGGAAGTACCTACGGTGACATCCACCGCTACGAGTCCGCGCGGGAGTCGACCTCCGCCGCCATCGGCATCGTCCTCCTCACCGTGATCGAGGTGGTGTTCGTGTTCCTCTTCACGTACGGGCTGGTCTCCGGTTGGGGCCTGACCGACCTGGGGAACATGTTCCTCGGCGGCGTCTTGGCCGTGATATTCATCGACCTGGCGTTCATCCTCGCGCTCTATCGGAAGGAGTTCCTCCCGGACGTGATGATCGTCAAGAAGCGCCGGCGCAAGTGGGAGGACCTCTACATCCGCGAGGACCAGGTCGAGGGCGAGACGCTCGGTGACGGCGCCTGGGACACGGTGAAACGCGCGATTTACCCATACTACAAGCGATAACCATGAGTTTAGAAAAGAAAGACGAGTACGACCACAAGGCCTGGTTGAAGTCCAAGGAGGACCTCACGAAGGTCGAGCAGTTCTTCCTGCTCGGTCTCATCTACGTCGACAAGCGGCTGCGAATCGTCGACTACCTGGAGCTGATGGAGACGCTGTACTACCGGGTCAACCTCCAGATGCCGAAGAGCCACACCGAGCAGTACAACCTCGACAACAAGTTCTGGTACTGGTACCCCCTCTACACGCTGGGGCTGTTCTCGACGCTGGCGTACGTCGTCGCGGCCATCTCGGGGGCGCTCCTGGGCTTTTACTACAGCCCCGCGACGACGGGCGACCCCTCGACGGCGTACAACAGCATCGCGTTCATCATGCGTGACCTGCAGTTCGGGTTCATGCTCCGTTCCATCCACCGGTGGTCCGCACAGGTGATGGTCGCGGCCGTCTTCCTCCACATGCTCCGCGTGTACTTCACCGGGGCGTACAAGGAGCCGCGCGAACTCAACTGGATCCTCGGCATCGTCCTCATCAGCCTGACGATGGTGTTCGGGTACACCGGGTACCTGCTGCCGTGGGACCAGCTAGCGTTCTGGGCCGGTCAGATCGGCGTCGAGATGTCGCTGTCCATCCCGCTCGCGGGTGAGTGGGTCGCCCAGCTGTTGTTCGGCGGCTTCACGCTGAGCCAGGCCACGCTCCAGCGGATGTACATCCTCCACGTGTTCCTGTTACCCTTCGTCGTGACGACCCTCATCGCCATCCACATCGGCATCGTCTGGGTGCAGGGCATCGCGGAGCCACACTGATACAGAACAATGAGCGACAACGACACCACGAACGAGGACGCACAGGACGCGATGACGGACGGCTCCGGCAGCCTCGCCGTCCCGCCGGACGACGAGACGCCCACGTGGGGCGAGCGCAAGGCCCGAAAGACGGGCCTCTCGCGGCTCACCTACGAGTACTTCGAGCGCGCCCGGCGTGAGGACCAGGACCTCCGCCAGGAGTCGACGTACGTCGAGCGCGACGTGCTCGGCTTCCCGACGTGGCCCCACGAAGTGATTCGAAACCTCTCTATCGCGTCGTTCTTCACCGGGATGATCCTGTTCCTCTCGGCGACGATGCCGCCGCACATCGGCCCGCCGGCCAACCCCTCTTCCACCCCGGCGGTCATCCTGCCCGACTGGTATCTGTACTGGTCGTTCGGCCTGCTCAAGCTGAACCCGCTGAACCCGAGCTCGCCATCCTCGGCGGGCAGAAGATCATGGCCGACCGGACGTACGGCGTGCTCGCGAACCTCGTCGTCGTCGGGTTCATCGCCATCGTCCCGTTCCTGAACAAGGGGTCGGCGCGTCGGCCCGTCGAGCAGCCGTTCTGGGCCGCCGTCGGCGTGCTCGGCATCGTCTTCGCCTTCACCATCTCGCTGCTGTCGGTGAAGAACCTCATCCCGATGAACGTCGACCTGCTGTTCGACCTGACGTTCCTCCTGCCCATCGTCGCCGGCGTCGTCACCTACGCGGTGTTGAAGACGATGCGCGAGGGGTACACCTACGACCTCAACCGCCGGTACTACCGGCTCAGGCCGCCGAAGTAACTGCGCGCGGCCCCACCGTCCCGCCTGTCACCGACTCCACGAACCGTTCACGTTCTCACCGGCCTCGTTCACCACACGACGATGACGACAGACACAGACACCACCCGCTCGACCAGTGACGCCACCACGACGGCCACACAGACGGATGCCCAGTCCTCGCCCCAGTCGGCGGGTCGGCGCGGTCGGCGCGACGTCGAGGTGCCGATGCGGCTGTACAAGACCGTCACGGTGTTCTCGACGCTCATCGCCGTCGTCACGGTCGTCGCCGGCTTCTTCCTCCTCGACGCCGCGACGCTGCAGGTGAGCTTCCTCAGGGCGATCATCGCGGGCGTCCTGCGTGCGGTGGGGCTGGCGGTCCCGACGGGTGTGCTGAGCACCGTCCTCGCCGTCTGTGGGCTGCTCGTCATCGCGTTCGGTGCCGGGGTCTACACCGTCTCCACCCGGTTCCGCGCGGAAGGGATGGGAAAGTCTCAAGAGGGCGCCGACGAAGAGTCAGACAATGGCTGACGAATTCATCAAGGGGCTCGGCATCTTCACGGGCGGTGGTCTCGCCTGGCTGACCCTCGCGAGCTGGTACCGGACCCCTGGCTTCGAGAGCACCCAGCAGCTCGTCGCGCCGATCACCGTCTCCGGGGACAACCTGTTCAACGCGCTCGGGATCGTGCTGATGGACGTCTTCTTCTGGTTCACCCTCATCGGCGCGCTGACGTTCTGGGTGCTCATCCCGGGGACCCGAGAGCTGCGTAAGGCTATCGAGAACCGCCGCACCGAGTAGCTCGCCCGCGCTCTTTTCATCCCGTTCTCCTCTTCGGACCGGACCGTCTGTCGCCTCTCGCGCACCGAAGAGTGACGCCTCGGACGCACGGTCTCTCGTGAACGGGCACGGTCTCTCCCGAACGAGTCCGAGTTCACCCGTCTGCGGCATCCCCGGCACCTACTGCGAGTGTCTCCCGGCGCGAGTTCGTCGCCGGCGAGAGTCGGCGTGAACAGCGGCGGTGCACGGACGCGGCTGACCGTTGTCTCGTCCGCTCTCGGCCGGCGCCTCGCGCCGGCGCTGATGCGAGCGGGCCACGCTGTGTCTCGCTGGCCACGCGAGCGACTCGTGGGGTCCGCAGACGCAGACGAATCGGCCAGGGGCGCTTGTGGTCTCAGCGCGTCCGTACACCACACGGTCGCTGCAGTACGCCCGTACACCACGCGGTCGCCGTCGCTGTTCGTATCCTCCCCGTCTTTCCCTCCCCTCGGTTCGCCGAATACACCCATTCCACGCCGAACACGCCACGCTCTCGCGTCAGCAAACCCTGACCGCGAAATCGCGCGTCGAGCCGTCTCAGACGATGGCCGTCCAGATGGGCTCGATGATGAAAAAGAGGCTCTGGAAGCCGGCGTACAGCAGCGCGACGAGCGACGCCGTGAGGGCCGCCTTCGGTCGTTCCATCTGCATCTCGTTGCGGGCTTCGACCCTGCGGGCTTCGAACTCGAAGAAGTCCGCGAGGAACACCCCGAGGACGAGGACGGACATGACCATGCCGCCGTGCGGCGCGACGACGAGGAAGGCGAACGACGCGAGGACGAGGAGCACCGTCGTGACCGAGTGTGGGGTGTACCGTTCTATCTCGGCGTCGTCCTCAGCGTCCTCCGCCTGCTCGACGTGCTTTCGGTGCGCGAGGAGGCGCGTCACCATGTTCGCCAGCACCAGCACCAGCACGACGAACGGGATCACCGACGCCGCCGCGACCAGTGGGTCGAGCGGGACGAGGAACTGAAGCGGTTGCATACCCGACGTTCGGGCAGGTACTCATTAGAGTTTTTCCAATCTCCGCGCCCCGTCGGCGGGTGTCGGAGGCCGGAGGAGGTCGACCGTCCGGCCGACGGTCAACCGGACCGGGTCGTCGACCGTCACCCGTCGTCTGACTTGGCCGTCGACGACGAGCGAGACGGGCGACTCGTCGCGCTCGACGTCGAGGGCGACCGGGGCATCGACCACCCAGGTGCGCGGCTTCGTCGTGTACGGCGAGATGGGGACGACCGCGAGTCCCGCCCCGGCGGCGAGGAGCGGACCGCCGGTGGCGTGGCCGTAGCCGGCGCTTCCGGCAGGGGTGGCGACGACGACGCCGTCGGCGCGGAACGACCCCAGCACGCCCGACCCGTCGGCGACCGTGTACTCGGAGATGTGGGCGGGTTCGCTCGTCACGAGCGCGACGTCGAGGAGGCCCCGCACCTCGCGTCCGCTGACGTCGACCGACAGGACCGGGTGCGGGACGGTCCGCGCGTCGAGTTCGGTCGGGCTGAGGGCGGTGAGCGCCTCGTCGACCTGCTCCCGCGCGACGCCGTGTCGACCGACGCTCGTCGCGACGGGGAGCACCGGCACCGGGGCGGGGTCGTCGACCAGCGAGCGGAGCGCCTCGTCGCCAACCGCGAGGACGAGGTCGGCCGCCCCCTCGCGGTCGGTCAGCGTGACGTCGGGTTCGTCGTCGGAGAGGTCGGCCGCCCCCGGGGCGCGGACGGCAACCGTCACCGACATCGGCGTCCCTCCCGCGTCACACGCATCACGGTCACCGCTTCGCCTGCACGGATAAAAGTCCCCGCGGTTCACGCCGGTTGGGACGACGCGGAGGACGCGTGCCGGCCGCCCGTCGACCCCTCGTCGATTCGTTCTCCCGCCGGCGGTCGGTTCGTCGTCCGGTCGTGGCTCGCCGGCGTCCACCCGTCGACACCAGCGTCACCGCTCGGAGTCAGAACGGCCAGTCGCCCGTCGCTCGCATCCCCGCCGCCTCGCCCTGATCTTCGAGCGCGTCGGCGATTCGCTCGCGGGGGTGGGATTCGAGGTCGGCGTCCGCGCGCGCGAGTTCGACGACCACCTCGGCGAGTAGCACGGCCTGCTCGCGGAACGTCCGCATCTCGAGTTTGTCCAGCGTGTCCGCCTCGGTGTGGCCCCAGCCGCGTCCGCGTTCGCCGGTCTCCGCCGACACCATACAGCCCGGGAGGCCGCGGGCGACGAACGGCCAGTGGTCCGAGTGCGGGAGGTGTTCGGGGACGACCGTGATGGGGTGGTCGTACCGCTCGCCCACGCGCTCGAACGCGTCCCCGAGGCCGTCGAAGCCGCCCACGTGCGTCTGGAGCGTGCGGCCCCCGCACACCCCGTCGAGGTTGCAGACGGCGCGAACGTCGTCCGCGCGTTCGGCGTGATACCCCGACCCGACGAGGCCGACCTCCTCGCTGCCGAAACACGCGAGGTGAACCCGCGTGTCGAGTTCGTCTTCGCGCTCGGCGAGGACGCGCGCGACTTCGACCACCATCGCCGTCCCCGCGCCGTTGTCGAGCGCGCCCTCGGCGACGTCGTGAGCGTCGACGTGGCTCGTCAGGTAGACCGCCTCGTCGGTGTCGGGGCCGACGTCGGCGTGGACGTTTCCGCTCTCGGCGTCGGGCGTCTCACATCGGGTGCGGACGGTCACGTCCTCGTCGACGTGCCGTCGGGCCAGTTGCGCGCCGACCTCCTTCGAGACACCCACCGCGGGAATCTCGCCGATCGGTGCGTCCTCGGTGCCGACACTCCCCGTCGGTGGAAGCTGACCCGGAACGTGGTTGCGGAAGACGAAGCCCGCGGCCCCCGCCTCGACGGCCCGGTAGTACTTCTCGCGACGGTGGATGAAACGGTCGACGTGGTCGGGGACGGTCGAGGAGACGAGGACGACCGTCCCGGAGAGGTCGCGGTCGAACGCCTCGGGGAGTCCGTCGCCTACGTCGACGAGCCGTCCCGTCGCGCTCCCGCTCGGACTCCGCGGGAGCGCGATGCACGAGAGCGTGCGTTCGCCGGCGTCGACCGCGCTGTCGCCGCGAACCCACCCCTGGATGGGGAACGGGTCGACGGTCGCGTCGCGCGCGCCGACCGCCGAGAGCGCCTCCCGGGTCGCCGCCAGCGCCTCGTCTTCGCCGGGCGTGCCGGCCATCCGGTTCCCGATGTCGACCAGCCGTTCGAGGTGTGACCACCCGACGTCGCTCGTGAAGGTGTCTCCGATCCACGCGGTCATGCCCCCACGTGGCGGGGCCATGCGGAAACCGTTTCGGTCACCTTCCGACCGCCCGTCGTGTCATGCGCGTCACTCGTCCGAAGAAACACCACTGAGCGGGGCTCGGTGGGCGAGAGGCCCCCGGAGTTCCGGCGGTCCGACGGCGACACGACTTCGATTTACGAACCATAGTAGTTCACCATTTGAATCCCTGATTATCCTTTCGATGGTCTGAAATTACTTCCTGTGTCGTCTGCTGCCATCGACAGGGTTTTATTCACAACCCCATGTATATTTGTGTATGACAACTGTTCGCATCGCGGGCGCAACACTCACTCACTTCGGGAGTCACCCCGACCGGACGGGGCGCGACCTGTTCGCCGAGGCCGCGCTCGGCGCCCGTGAGCAGGCCGGCGTCCCACGGGACGACATCGACGAGGTCGCCTACGGCAACTTCATGGGTGAACTCGCCGAGCGGCAGGGACACCAGGGTCCCATCATGGCCGAGGCGGCGGGCCTGAACTGCCCCGCGACCAGATACGAGGACGCCTGTGCCTCCGCGGGGGTCGCGGTCCGGGCCGGGGTGTCCGCGATTCGGTCGGGACGGGCCGACGTCGTCCTCGCCGGCGGGATGGAGCGAATGACGAACCAGGAGACGGAGAACACGACGGAGTTCCTCGCCATCGCCGCCGACGAACTGTACGAGGTCCGCGCCGGCATGACGTTCCCCGGCGCGTACGCGCTGATGCAGCGCGCCTACATGAACGAGTTCGGCGGCGAGCGCGAGGACTTCGCGCACATCGCCGTGAAGAACCACGACCACGCGCTCCCGAACGAGTACGCACAGTACCGGAGCGCCATCTCGGTCGAGGACCACCTCGACGCGCCGATGATCTCCGACCCGGTCGGCCTGTACGACTCCTGTCCCATCACCGACGGCGCCGCGGCCGTGATTCTCGTGTCCGAGGAGTACGCCGCCGAACACGCTCTCGACGCCCCGGTCGCCATCACGGGGACCGGTCAGGGCGGGGACAACATCGCGCTCCAGGATCGAACACACCTCAACCGGACGCCCGCGACGGCGCGCGCGGCCGACGAGGCGTTCGCCGACGCCGGAATCACCCCCGACGACGTGGCCGCCGTCGAGGTCCACGACTGTTTCACCGTCGCCGAGGTGCTCGCGCTCGAAGGGCTCGGCTTCTACGACCCCGGCGAGGCGGTCACGGCCGCCCGCGACGGCGAGACGACGAAACACGGCTCGCTCCCCGTAAACCTCTCCGGGGGGCTGAAGGCGAAGGGCCACCCCGTCGGCGCGACGGGCGCCTCGCAGATCACCGAGATGTACCGCCTCCTCACGGGCGAGCACCCGAACAGCGAGTACGTCGACGGCCGCGTCGGCGTGACGCACAACGCCGGCGGGACGGTCGCGAGTGCGGTCGTCCACGTCCTGGAGGTGGACGCGTGAACCCGAAGGTCCGCGACGAGGGCTACGACGACCTCCTCGACGCCGCCGAGGAGGGGGAGGCGTACTACCTCGCGTGTGCGAACGGTCACGGGTCGCTCCCGCCGCGACGGACCTGTCCGCACTGTGGCT
Proteins encoded:
- a CDS encoding lasso peptide biosynthesis B2 protein, translated to MIDSVRRFVRSVRRFARHSRTRQRLLASAYLLLLVTHGMLAVPFVPVGSVQSAVGRASRFLADPDSTATRDDVTWSINVLSPYLPASVTCLRRAIVAQAMLASHGYPARVRIGVRKAGSEFRAHAWVEHEGRVLLGDLDDLSQYTPLPTDETGLRRRTVL
- a CDS encoding PqqD family protein, with product MSITDRSVVVATQNHVSADVGGEQVVLHPETGQYHGLSDVAYAIWTHIQEPASVAEIHRLLLEEYDVGAEECRRDLVAFVDELVTARLATVE
- a CDS encoding ABC transporter ATP-binding protein, with translation MALVLAPQLTVVAVVVMGAVTVLLHRVIQPAYATGEAVADANARIQETAQSGIMGARDVRLFTMRQRIRDRFADAVDSHADSYVRLQRNNSLLGNAYLFASAVTVFALVYLSIEVYALSVGSFAVFLFSMFRLAPVVSSLNNVAYGLDGELPHLVNTERTITALERDRERVDVDVPAPRRVDRVDFDRVTYAYPDGTVGVRDLSFSVDRGETVAFVGQSGAGKSTIVSLLTGLFDPTEGTVRADGRDVTSFDVDSWRARVAVVRQDPFLFNDTLRFNLTVGNPDVGERELERACEVAQITEFLPHLPSGLETVLGDDGVRLSGGQRQRVALARALLTDADVLVLDEATSNLDASLEAAVYDALAASDRDRATVVIAHRLSTIADADRIHVMSHGEVVESGTHGELVRNEGAYAALFAAHAATA
- a CDS encoding ABC transporter ATP-binding protein gives rise to the protein MEPTGAPLSPRRKLRLVWAAVRTNTALATAVLLLSLLAAVLEGIGLSFMLPIIEMATSGGVPPTDGDRVLSAFVAASDLLGVPFTLGTVLAGITLVVGARFGVQFLVAWLLAVLETRYVRDLRTRVFDAALDARVERLDELGSDELLNAIITQTEYHSAVVGGPSSSPSGCSSARCISPWRWCSPPS
- a CDS encoding DUF7319 domain-containing protein, which produces MTDASDEQVGEEPPGPPTADGSVPAGDTDDAATTATERGTEDGADTAADAELEALRQEVEEKYDFENFGPKDMAEMTVEEWEAAFDPDSWVVGPELLDRVEKELHNRVAMREVFAIVERYTSEGEPRLVAYSDEGYAIVYADGSVEGEGTVLRDVTPTVALCSMDDYDVAEPPQNVGLPSPDEVPEGSGEFGNLMLQVVAFVQVLGGLALLVAWLVTDLNTIVAPVAALFFLLIGVFLFFVVANARLSDRFRSEEYRNRLRAVGIEDGQRPDFLPPLDEDAELLGGGVEGELDPDGETGETATEPGSEDPGEAGAQGA
- a CDS encoding halocyanin domain-containing protein is translated as MNRRDFLRTAGGASVAATAASGTAAAQEEGGGGGGNVRPDWGGHLDGVDGGYQDLRGSSEVTVEVGASGNGGALAFAPAGIWVDPGTTVTWEWTGEGGGHNVVSSEGPASLDSGAAVAEAGATYEHTFGEDQTGITKYHCAPHESLGMLGAVAVGGDVATVSTGGGGEKELEELGVAIQAHWVGSATILGIIVTIIYTFYILKYGESPNTGNTGGGE
- a CDS encoding DUF7318 family protein, which translates into the protein MSSSGSTYGDIHRYESARESTSAAIGIVLLTVIEVVFVFLFTYGLVSGWGLTDLGNMFLGGVLAVIFIDLAFILALYRKEFLPDVMIVKKRRRKWEDLYIREDQVEGETLGDGAWDTVKRAIYPYYKR
- a CDS encoding cytochrome b, producing the protein MSLEKKDEYDHKAWLKSKEDLTKVEQFFLLGLIYVDKRLRIVDYLELMETLYYRVNLQMPKSHTEQYNLDNKFWYWYPLYTLGLFSTLAYVVAAISGALLGFYYSPATTGDPSTAYNSIAFIMRDLQFGFMLRSIHRWSAQVMVAAVFLHMLRVYFTGAYKEPRELNWILGIVLISLTMVFGYTGYLLPWDQLAFWAGQIGVEMSLSIPLAGEWVAQLLFGGFTLSQATLQRMYILHVFLLPFVVTTLIAIHIGIVWVQGIAEPH
- a CDS encoding DUF7315 family membrane protein, whose amino-acid sequence is MTTDTDTTRSTSDATTTATQTDAQSSPQSAGRRGRRDVEVPMRLYKTVTVFSTLIAVVTVVAGFFLLDAATLQVSFLRAIIAGVLRAVGLAVPTGVLSTVLAVCGLLVIAFGAGVYTVSTRFRAEGMGKSQEGADEESDNG
- a CDS encoding DUF7314 family protein, which encodes MADEFIKGLGIFTGGGLAWLTLASWYRTPGFESTQQLVAPITVSGDNLFNALGIVLMDVFFWFTLIGALTFWVLIPGTRELRKAIENRRTE